One window of the Anaeromyxobacter dehalogenans 2CP-C genome contains the following:
- a CDS encoding DUF1028 domain-containing protein — MIAPLLALALGTFSIVAADPATGQIGVAVQSKFPAVGALVPAARAGVGGVATQALANEAWRAEALRLLAAGVPAEEVVRRLVAADPQAADRQIGLVDAKGNAAAYTGARCFDHASHVTGPGFSVQGNILAGRAVPEAMARAYQAARDAGKPLAERLLAALAAGQAAGGDRRGMESAALLVVKPGGGYGGSGDVWVDLRVDDHPRPIAELTRLYRDVHQFYFGETLRAVPLDAKVAREVQGLLLRLGFLKPPAAPSGAWDAASQQALEDFQGWENLEGRTRKDGTVDEVVLAHLRKVAARKR, encoded by the coding sequence GTGATCGCTCCCCTGCTCGCGCTCGCGCTCGGCACCTTCAGCATCGTCGCCGCCGATCCGGCCACCGGCCAGATCGGCGTGGCGGTGCAGTCCAAGTTCCCGGCGGTGGGCGCGCTCGTGCCCGCCGCGCGCGCCGGCGTCGGCGGCGTCGCGACGCAGGCGCTCGCGAACGAGGCCTGGCGCGCGGAGGCGCTGCGGCTGCTCGCCGCGGGCGTGCCGGCGGAGGAGGTGGTGCGGCGGCTGGTGGCGGCCGACCCGCAGGCCGCCGACCGGCAGATCGGCCTGGTGGACGCGAAGGGCAACGCCGCCGCGTACACCGGCGCGCGGTGCTTCGACCACGCCAGCCACGTCACCGGCCCCGGCTTCTCGGTGCAGGGGAACATCCTGGCCGGGCGCGCGGTGCCGGAGGCGATGGCCCGCGCCTACCAGGCGGCGCGCGACGCGGGCAAGCCGCTCGCCGAGCGGCTCCTCGCGGCGCTCGCCGCCGGGCAGGCGGCGGGCGGCGACCGGCGCGGCATGGAGAGCGCGGCGTTGCTCGTGGTGAAGCCGGGCGGCGGGTACGGCGGCTCCGGCGACGTCTGGGTGGACCTGCGCGTGGACGACCACCCTCGGCCCATCGCCGAGCTGACCCGGCTCTACCGCGACGTGCACCAGTTCTACTTCGGCGAGACGCTGCGGGCGGTCCCGCTCGACGCGAAGGTCGCGCGCGAGGTGCAGGGCCTGCTCCTGCGGCTCGGGTTCCTGAAGCCGCCCGCCGCGCCGAGCGGCGCCTGGGACGCGGCGAGCCAGCAGGCGCTGGAGGACTTCCAGGGGTGGGAGAACCTGGAGGGCCGCACCCGCAAGGACGGCACGGTGGACGAGGTGGTGCTCGCGCACCTCCGCAAGGTGGCGGCCCGAAAGCGCTGA
- a CDS encoding metallophosphoesterase translates to MDRFGRRQFLKGAALLGAAGAAGLVPAASSAAEPRLPDTDPVTFEVPGLDPAHDGLRVAQLSDLHVGPRTPAATVRAAIEDANAFAPDLVVLTGDYLSHSRRELAAMHDLLGGLVAPTIAVLGNHDVWVDPDGAAGALKGHGYEVLENGWTSIRLRGAPLHVVGVGDHLTRRDDVQRAVKGLPAGVAPLVLAHGPRTADKLRHLDRPMVCLSGHTHGGQINIPILTPLFLASVAREPYVRGRYQLGAVQLYVNRGIGMSGIRVRVNASPEVTLATLRRAEPA, encoded by the coding sequence ATGGATCGGTTCGGACGGCGGCAGTTCCTGAAGGGTGCGGCGTTGCTGGGCGCGGCCGGGGCGGCCGGCCTGGTGCCCGCCGCCTCGAGCGCCGCCGAGCCCCGGCTCCCCGACACCGACCCGGTGACGTTCGAGGTGCCCGGGCTCGACCCCGCCCACGACGGCCTGCGCGTGGCGCAGCTCTCGGACCTGCACGTCGGCCCGCGCACGCCGGCGGCCACGGTCCGCGCCGCCATCGAGGACGCGAACGCGTTCGCGCCCGACCTGGTGGTCCTGACCGGCGACTACCTCTCGCACAGCCGGCGCGAGCTCGCGGCCATGCACGACCTGCTCGGCGGCCTGGTGGCCCCCACCATCGCGGTGCTCGGCAACCACGACGTCTGGGTGGATCCCGACGGCGCGGCCGGCGCGCTGAAGGGGCACGGGTACGAGGTGCTGGAGAACGGGTGGACCTCGATCCGGCTGCGCGGCGCGCCGCTGCACGTGGTCGGCGTCGGCGACCACCTCACCCGGCGCGACGACGTGCAACGCGCGGTGAAGGGGCTGCCGGCGGGCGTCGCGCCGCTGGTGCTGGCGCACGGCCCGCGCACCGCGGACAAGCTGCGCCACCTGGACCGGCCCATGGTCTGCCTCTCCGGCCACACGCACGGGGGCCAGATCAACATCCCCATCCTCACGCCGCTGTTCCTCGCCAGCGTGGCCCGCGAGCCGTACGTGCGCGGCCGCTACCAGCTCGGCGCGGTTCAGCTGTACGTGAACCGCGGGATCGGCATGTCCGGCATCCGGGTGCGCGTGAACGCGAGCCCGGAGGTCACGCTCGCGACCCTGCGCCGCGCCGAGCCGGCCTGA